TTTGACATGCTGGTATTGTTTCTTCTATGTAAAGAAGGGACTTGAAGGCGCTTACATGTATGAACCAGATCATACACAAGTTAGAGGTATGATGAAGACTCTAAGAGCAGAAAGACCAATTCCAGGAAACTCTATGCAGATTACCGGTGGTGAACCAATGCTCAGAGATGATATTGCTGATGTTATTAAAATAATGAAAGAAGAAGGCGTTGACCATATTCAGATGAATACAAATGGTATTAGACATGCCATGGATCCTGAAGCAGCAAGAGAAGTTAGACTTGCTGGATGTAACAACTTGTATCTTTCCTTTGATGGTGTAACTGCAAGAACAAATCCTAAAAATCACTGGGAAATTCCATATGCTCTTGATAGTTGTAGAAAAACAGGTACTACTGTTGTATTTGTTCCAACTGTTATCAAATCAATTAACGATCATGAATTAGGCGGAATTATTAGATATGCACAAAAGAACATGGATGTAGTTCACGCTGTAAACTTCCAACCAGTATCATTAACTGGTAGAATGGGTAAATCTGAACGTGAAAAATACAGAATTACAGTACCTGATTGTGTTCAAAGAATTGAAGAACAAACCAATGGTGAAGTAACTGTTGATGATTGGTTCCCAGTTCCAAGTTGTATGCCACTAACTAATGTAATTGAAGCATTCTCAAGCAAACCAAAATACGAATTGTCTATTCACTTTGCTTGTGGTGCAGGAACTTACATCTTTGAAGATGCTGATACAAAGAAATTTGTCCCATTAACTAAATTCTGTGACATTCAAGGAATGTTAGAATTATTTGAAGATAAATCTGAAGAGATTCGTTCTGGTAAGAACAAGTACTTTACAATGCTTGAAGTTGTAAGAAAACTCAAAGGCTTTGTTGATACTAAAAAGCAACCAGCCGGATTAGATTTAGCAAAAATGTTTGGTAACATTCTCATGAAGAGATCATTTGATTCAGTTGGTTCATGGCACGTCAAAGGATTATTCCTTGGTATGATGCACTTCCAAGACAAATACAATGAAGATTTAGAGAGATTACAAAGATGTGATATTCACTATGTTACTCCAGACCTTAGAATAGTCCCATTCTGTGCATTTAATGTAATTCCAGAATGGTACAGAGACAGAATTCAAAAGAAATATTCTATCACTGTAGAGGAATGGGAAGAACGTGAAGGTGTAAAACTCGAAGATGGTCTATACAGAGGTCTTATGAGACGTGGTGCAGGCGATGAACTTGCTGCTGGCTGTGCAAAGAGTCAGATGTTCCATGATGCATCTCAAGCAACAATGTAGTTGAATTTTCATTCAAAAGAGTAATAACAGTTTAAACTATAGCTTTTACGTTGAAGTCTGATAGAATATTATTTCAATCTGATATATTCACTTTCAAATTAAATCATCTCATAATAATTGGTGTATTGATTTTGGCATTTTCAATATCAATGTCAATTCGTTCCCAACCTCTTGACTATGGATACGAATTAAATGAATTTGATCCATTTTTTAATTTTCGTGCTACTGAATATATTATTGAAAATGGGTTCTCTGAATATTTTCAATGGCATGATAATAAAAGTTGGTATCCTGAAGGAAGGAATGTTTCAGCTACTTCACAAATAATGCTTCATTCGACAGCAGCAATCACTTATCAACTATTTGGAGGAAACTCATCATTATATGATTATACAATTATGTTTCCTGCAATCATTGGTTCATTAACTGTAATTGTTATTTTTGCTTTAGTTAGATTGCTTGGAGGAAATTTAGCTGGTATGATTGCCTCGTTATTATTTGCAGTATCTTTGCCAATAATTCTTAGAGGTACTGCTGGATGGTTTAAATCTGAACCATTAGGAATTTTTTATGGTATACTTGGATTATACTTATTTTTGAGTGCAATAAAATCTAAAAATCAAAAAATCACAATTCTAAAAATTGTTTTTGCAAGTATAGTTATGGCTTTTGGAATGGCATCTTGGGGTGGAAACCAATTTTTTATAATCCCTGTTGGATTATTCATTTTAGCATTACCTTTTGTTAATAAAGATCATAAATTTCTATTATGGGGTGTTCCGTTATTTGTAGGATTATTCTTATTAATTTCAAGTTTGTTTGAGAGACCTGGTCCAAATTTTGTTTTTGGTTTAGGTGGAATTTCGTTAATGATTCCAACTGTCTTTCTTATTATTTGTATAATTATTCAAAAAGTTAGTAGTGAAAAAAATAAAATTAGAAATGGATTATTTTTCTTATTTTCTATTTTTATTTTAGCTTCATTCTTTTTAGCTCTAAGTTCTCAATTTGATTTATCAAACGAAAAATTAGATGAAAATTTTATTCCATTACCAAGTTTTAGATATCTTAATGCATTGAATCCCTTCTTAACCAATAGTGATCCATTAGTTGATTCTGTTGGAGAACATGCTCCAGTTTCAACAAACTTATCTTTCTTATTACATTCTATATGGATGATTTTTGCTGGATTAGGAATTTGGTTACTTTTCTCTAAAAAAATATCTCAAAATGAAAATTATGTTAAAAATGATATGAAATTGTTTGTACTTATTATTGGAATCAGTGGAGCTTATGTTAGTTCGGCATTTATTAGATTGGAAATATTTGCATCTATTACATTAATTATTTTATCTTCTATTGGATTGTCACTTTTGACAAAAGAAATTTTTAAAATTAGTTTTTCTAATAAGAAAAATTATTTGATTAAAATTTTATATTCAATTATTATAATTTCTTTTTTTACTACTCCCCTTGTATATCCAGAACAAGGTAATTGGATCAATGTTGTAGATGAGCCTCCAATAATTTTTACTGGTGCATCAATGTATCCGCCAACTAATGATTGGTTAGAAACAATGGAGTGGATTAAGGTTAATACTCCTGAAAATGCCAAAATTGCTGCATGGTGGGATTATGGATATTGGATTACAGCCTTATCTGAAAGAACTACGTTTGTTGACAACGCGACACTTAGTACTAATGAAATTCAAAAAATGGCCACGGTATTAATGAGTCCACCTGAAGAAAGTTGGAAAATGTTGAAAGAAATGAATGCTGATTATGTTCTTGTATTTGTTGCTGCTCAAGACATAGGAAACAATTCAGAAAATGAGCCTTTATACGTTGTAGGTGGGGGTGGTGATGAATCAAAGGTATTTTGGATTTCAAAAGTTGGTGGATTTCCCGCAGAAAAATATTTAGAACTAGATGTTAAAACTCCAAAACCAAATTTTTATGAAAATACACTGCTTGGCAAATTAATTCCATTTAGTCCAGTTGTGTATTATCAACCTTCGACTGAAAAAAATTCTCCAGTTTATAAAAATGGATTTATTGAAATTAGTGTTAAAAATATAAAATATAATTCTGACAATGATCCATTAAAATTAGTTTATGCATCCCCTAGTTTTATGAATGATAATGATGGCGAACTTCTTTTTGTAGTACTTTATGAAGTAAATAAAAATTATAATTTGTCTTATAATCCTCTCAACTAACTTTTTGAATAAATTTTTTATCTTTAATTTATTCTAAAAATTTTCTAAATTATTCCACTTTTTAAATATTTTTAAGCTTATTTTTTTCCATTTATGCTAAAACCACTTTCAATTTCATTAAAATGAATAATTTTTAATTTAATATCTTTAAACCATTTTCTAACCTCGTTTTTTGAATGTCTAAATGCAAATTTTGGATAGTACCAATCATAATTTGTAGCAACACTTTGTTCAAATGGAACATCTGGAGACCACCAACATTTAAGAAAATTCCAATATAGAAATCTTTGAACATCATAGGTTCCTGCTTTAATTTCAAGTAGGGGAATATCTTCTTTGATTGTAATCTTTTTCTTTAATTGTGATAAACTCTTTCCTAAAAATGCCATACTTTTAGAAAATTCCATACATTGTTTTTCAGTCATGTTAATGGTAGTTTTTCTAATATGATCATCTGCAAATTCTCGCAATGCTCCTTTTTTTCTATATACATAAATCGAAATAATTCCATTTTTTACTAATAGTTTTGAAAGTATTTTGAATGAAGATTCTGTATCTTTAGTATGATGTAATACTTGATCTGAACAAATAAAATCAAAAAAATTTTTTTTAAATGGCAATTTTCTTATGTCTGCTTGTAAAAAATGAATGTTCTTTATTTTACCATATTTTTTATATGCAAATTCTATACTTTCACTAGCATCAATTCCAAAAACTTGAGCATTTGAGTTGGATGAAAATAATTTTGCACTATTTCCAACTCCAGTACCTGCATCAAGAATTGTAGAACGAGTTTCTAAGAATTTATTTAATTTTGAAATTGTTTTCCAACCAAATCTTTCTAAAAACCATTTTTTTTGACCATCAATCCATTTTTTATTATGATAAGTTTTGTTAAAATGTCTCCATTTTGATGAGAATGCATCTTCGGTATTTACAAAATCTTTTTGTTTATCTATTACTAATCGAGGAATTCCTCTAATTATGGGGAAATTATGTTTTTTAAGGCACGTTAAAGTTCCTTGAATAATTTCTTCTTTTTGTTTTTTCTTTATTTTTAATGAAAATTTTGTCTTACATTCTGGACAAACAATTTGTTCAACTAATTTTGATTTCAATTATTACTATGATTTTTTGGGTAAATAAAAATTAGTTGCATTGGTGAATGGCATTTTTTAAATAGATAATTTTGTTTCTGGATTCATTTCTTTTGTAACAAAAATTCTATACCAAATTTCAAACGCTAATAATCCTAAAAATTTGTTAACATATCTAACATCTGGTATTTCATCAAGTCTTTTAAGGTGTTTCTTAACCCAAATTCCATTAATCCATTTATCTTTAATAATTCGTGCATTATCTAAATAATAATTACAAATTTCTTTACCGTATGAATTCCATAAATTAATAGTATTTACTGAAAAACCTTGCTTATTTGGTGTGATTAGGTCTGAAGAAATATGTTTAGATAAAATTTCTCGTAATGGAAGTTTTCCAATATTTTTATTTTGATTATATTTAATTGAATTTTTTAAATGTGGTGCATATTGCATTAATTCTTTTGATAAAATTGGTGTAATTGGTTTAAGATCAAAGAAATTATGAAAACTAGTATTAAGTGGAATCCAGTTGTACAATAATTTTCCATTAATATCTGCTAAAAATACTTGATCTAGTGGAGATAACGAATTATCAAAATATGGAATAATTTTTGAATAAATTTCATCCCATGAGAAATTTGATTTTGACTCAAACAATTCAATTTGATCTGGAACCCAGTCACGTTCATGGCATTCTAAATATAATTTCACTCGATCTAAGGGACTCATATCTGAATAAAAATTTGATAAATATTTTTGATATCTGAAAGTGTATCCTCCAAATAATTCATCTCCACCATCACCTGACACTAAAGATGTTGAAAATTTTGAAGCAGTTTTTACCATGTGATACCAATGCGTATCCCAAAATGGCATTTTGATTATGCTAATTGCTTTTGGAAGAAATTCAAGAAAATTTTCAATTGAAATAATATTATGATCTGCATTAAACTTGTTTGCTATATTTCCTGCAATTCTTGTTTCATCAACACTATCTGCAAATTTTAGAGAAATGGCATCAATTTTGATATCTGGTTTAGTTTTACGAAGTAATGACATTACAAGAGTTGAATCAACTCCTCCACTTAGTGCAATTGAAACATGTTTGTCTTGAACTTCATTTTCTATTTTTAAGGAAATTGATTTTTCTATGTATTCTAAATAATTTAATTTTTCTTCAGGTAAAAAATTATTTGAAATAAATTTATTTTTATTATCGTCTATTGACGGAGAATATCTTAAAGTTAATACCTCTTTAATAATTGAAGAATAATTGTTAATTTCCATAATTTAATATCCAATTTTGTTCATAATTTTCCATGTTTATAAGATTCTATTTTGTTATTAGTTAAGATTTAAAGATGTGTTAGATTCAACAAACATGTGAAATTTGTTATTACTGGTGGTGCAGGATTCATTGGAAGTCATATTGCAAAACATTTAGTTGAAAAAAATCATGATGTTATAATAATAGATAACCTCTCAAGAGGAAGATTAGAAAATTTATCTGAAATTAAAGAGCAAATTGAATTTAAAAAAATAGATATTTTAGATTTTAATTCGTTAAAAGATGTAGTTTCTAATTCTGATGGGATTTTTCATCAAGCAGCATTAACTTCTGTACCTGAATCATTTTTACAAAAAGAAAAATATCATAATGTGAATGTAAAAGGTACTGAAAACATATTCAAATTAGCTAAAGAATTTGGAAAAAAAGTTGTATATGCAAGTAGTTCAAGTGTTTATGGAAATACTACAACAATTCCCATTCAAGAAAATTTTGAAAAAAATCCCATTAATCCATATGGAATAACAAAATTAGATGATGAAAAACTAGCACAAAAATATCATAATTTAGGAGTATCCATAATTGGTTTAAGATATTTTAATGTCTATGGGGTTGGTCAAACTAATGATTATGCTGGTGTAATTACAAAATTTATCAATCAAATTAATCTAAATGAATCCCCAATAATTTTTGGTGATGGATTACAGACTAGAGATTTCATATCTGTAGAGGACGTTGCTAAAGCAAATTTATCATCAATGGAAAGTAATACTGATTTCTCATTTTTGAATATTGGGACAGGTATATCTACATCCGTTAAAACATTAGCAGAAATAATGATGGATCTTTCAGGAAAAACATTAGAATTAAGTTATGATGATTTACCACTAGGTGATGTAAAAGATAGTTTAGCTGATGTATCTCTTGCAAAACAATTGATTAATTGGAATTATGACACATTATTAAAAAATGGTTTAAAAAAATTCTTTTTTTAAGATCTTTGTAAATCCTCATAAAATTTAACATATTTTGGAAGTAGAATTTCCCATGTAAGATTTTTCATTACAAATTCATAACCTGAATCTGCAAGTTTTTTTGAAGTTTCATCATCTAAAAGTAATTTGTTAATACTGCTCAATAACATTTTTGGATCATTAGGCGGAATTAAAATCCCTGTTTCATTATTTGTAATTAGTTCTGGAATACCTCCTACATTTGTTGCAATGATTGGAATTTTAAGATAAAATGCTTCTTTAATTACTTGTGGAATACTTTCCATTCTTGATGGGACTACTAGTATACTAGATGCTTTGAGATTTTCCATTGCTTTTTCCCATGTCATATCTGTACAATAGATTATTTTTGCATCAATTTTTGATTCGATTCCTCTTAGAATATCGATTCCTTTTTCATGACTATTTCTTCCAATGAATATTATTTGTTTTTCTTTTTTTTCTACATTTTTTAATTTTTCAAATTTTTTTATGTCTAAAGGAGCATAAAAAAATTCAAAATCTACATTCAATTTTTCTTTGTACATTTTTTTAACAATTTTAGAATCAGTTGTTAGTTTGTCAGCCCATTCTAGTACTTTAGTTTCAGTAACTTTAGCAGCAGTAGAGATAGTTTTAGAATGTAATACATCCACTTGTTCAGAATAAACACCGTGAATGGATAAAACTTTTTTCTTTGCTTTTGTATATTTCATAGCAAAAGCTGATGGGACATTAAATGCATGAACAATATCATATTTTTCTGTCCCTACTATTGCTTTCAATGAACTAAATGCCGCAAAACTTGGATTTTTTAATTTTCTAATTGGAATGTGTGGTACATGCATTAATTTAATATCAAATCCATATTCTTGTAATTTTTCATAAACTCTAAATGCATGTCCTCCTATACCTCCAGAATATCTTGGAGCAATAAACAAAATTTTCATTTCTTACATAAATATTAAAATTCTTGCCTTAATGAATTTGTTCAGAATAAAAGTAGTAAATCATATAATCCAAATTAATAATACTATTTTCTATAGTAATAATAATATCTATGAGTAATTAAATTGAAATTAGATGAAAGTTGCAGTAATTTTAGGAACAAGACCAGAAATTATCAAACTTGCACCTATTATCAAACAACTAAATAAAAAATCTACTTCTGTAATATTTACTGGTCAGCACTATGATCATAATATGGGCATGAGATTTATTGATCAACTTGGTTTAAACAAACCAAATTATTCTATGAAAATCTCTAAAACAAAACCTGAATTACAAATTTCTGAAATAATTAAAAAATTATCTAGTATTTTTGCAATAGAAAAACCTGAAAATGTAATTGTTCAAGGTGACACAAATACTGTTTTAGCAGCAGGAATTGCATCACTAAAATGTAACATTCCTATATCTCATGTTGAATCTGGATTACGTAGTAATGATTGGAGAATGCCAGAAGAACACAATAGAATTATTGTTGATAATTTTTCTGATTATCTTTTTACTCCAACACAAATCACTAAACAAAATCTAATTTCAGAAAAAGTTCATGGAAAAATATTTGTTACTGGAAATACCGTAATTGATGCTATAAATTTATTTTCTAAAATTTCAAAAAAATATTCAAAATTATCTTTAGATTATGATGATTACGTATTATTGACTTTACATAGATCTGAAAATGTAGATAATAAATCAATTCTCTCATCTGTAATTAAATCAATTCTTGATTCAAATCAAAAATTTATTTTTCCTATTCATCCACGTACACAAAAAAGATTACACGAGTTTAATTTATTCACAAAATTAAAAAATTCAAAAAATATTTTGACGCTTGATTCTGTTGGTTATTTTGAAATGTTGGAATTAATGAAAAATTGTCAATATATCGTAACTGATTCAGGAGGTATTCAAGAAGAAGCTACTGCATCATCAATTAAGAAAAAAGTAATTGTCGTACGTAAAACTACTGATAGACCTGAAGCTGTTTTAGGAGGTTTTTCTGAAATTGTAGGCACAAATTATAATAATATTTTGAAATCTCTAAAGAAAACTGCTAAAAATTCTTCAATTATTAAGAAAAAATCCCCTTATGGTGATGGAAATTCTGCAAAGAGAATAATTCAACATTTGAAAAATAATCTGTAATTTTATATCATTTAATAATACGATATTAATTTGAAAAATTATTAGTGAAAATTATGAAAGATAAGTATGATGATGAAGATTTACAAAGACTATATGATAAAACATATTTTTCAACTCGTTCACGACCACCAATGTGGATTAGAAGAGCAGAATTTATGCATGAAAAATTTCACCCTAAAACTGTTTTAGATGTTGGTTGTGCATATGGGGAGCTTGTAAAAGCACTTGTTGATATGGGGATTGAAGCATATGGGGTAGATGGTTCTGAATATGCAATCAATAATTCTGATTCATCAATTCGATCAAAATTATTTAAGGTAAATCTTAATTCTGATAAATTTCCATTTAATGATAAAACATTTGATGTTGTTGGTAGTTTTTATTCTGTTGAACACATTCATGATATTAACTTTTTTGCAAAAGAACTGCAAAGAATTTTAAAAGATGATGGCATTGCATGGTTTCTTACTCCAAATGAGGGATTAGAACAACGAAATGAAACTGATGTTTTTACTAATACGTTTGAAGAATGGAAAAAAATTTTTGAAGAAAGAGGATTTAAAGTAGCAAAATTTAGTCCACATGAAATGATGGCTCT
This window of the Candidatus Nitrosomarinus catalina genome carries:
- a CDS encoding methyltransferase domain-containing protein, producing MKSKLVEQIVCPECKTKFSLKIKKKQKEEIIQGTLTCLKKHNFPIIRGIPRLVIDKQKDFVNTEDAFSSKWRHFNKTYHNKKWIDGQKKWFLERFGWKTISKLNKFLETRSTILDAGTGVGNSAKLFSSNSNAQVFGIDASESIEFAYKKYGKIKNIHFLQADIRKLPFKKNFFDFICSDQVLHHTKDTESSFKILSKLLVKNGIISIYVYRKKGALREFADDHIRKTTINMTEKQCMEFSKSMAFLGKSLSQLKKKITIKEDIPLLEIKAGTYDVQRFLYWNFLKCWWSPDVPFEQSVATNYDWYYPKFAFRHSKNEVRKWFKDIKLKIIHFNEIESGFSINGKK
- the tes gene encoding tetraether lipid synthase Tes, with the translated sequence MALIQISNQSSKNLGKKSTIRFTQSICPDCNMILDAEVFERDNQVFMSKICPTHGECEELYFGSYEMYKKFSTYWMDGKGAHSPNVMIDKCSCPNNCGLCSNHLSHSGLANMIVTNRCDLTCWYCFFYVKKGLEGAYMYEPDHTQVRGMMKTLRAERPIPGNSMQITGGEPMLRDDIADVIKIMKEEGVDHIQMNTNGIRHAMDPEAAREVRLAGCNNLYLSFDGVTARTNPKNHWEIPYALDSCRKTGTTVVFVPTVIKSINDHELGGIIRYAQKNMDVVHAVNFQPVSLTGRMGKSEREKYRITVPDCVQRIEEQTNGEVTVDDWFPVPSCMPLTNVIEAFSSKPKYELSIHFACGAGTYIFEDADTKKFVPLTKFCDIQGMLELFEDKSEEIRSGKNKYFTMLEVVRKLKGFVDTKKQPAGLDLAKMFGNILMKRSFDSVGSWHVKGLFLGMMHFQDKYNEDLERLQRCDIHYVTPDLRIVPFCAFNVIPEWYRDRIQKKYSITVEEWEEREGVKLEDGLYRGLMRRGAGDELAAGCAKSQMFHDASQATM
- the wecB gene encoding non-hydrolyzing UDP-N-acetylglucosamine 2-epimerase, which codes for MKVAVILGTRPEIIKLAPIIKQLNKKSTSVIFTGQHYDHNMGMRFIDQLGLNKPNYSMKISKTKPELQISEIIKKLSSIFAIEKPENVIVQGDTNTVLAAGIASLKCNIPISHVESGLRSNDWRMPEEHNRIIVDNFSDYLFTPTQITKQNLISEKVHGKIFVTGNTVIDAINLFSKISKKYSKLSLDYDDYVLLTLHRSENVDNKSILSSVIKSILDSNQKFIFPIHPRTQKRLHEFNLFTKLKNSKNILTLDSVGYFEMLELMKNCQYIVTDSGGIQEEATASSIKKKVIVVRKTTDRPEAVLGGFSEIVGTNYNNILKSLKKTAKNSSIIKKKSPYGDGNSAKRIIQHLKNNL
- a CDS encoding asparagine synthase C-terminal domain-containing protein, yielding MEINNYSSIIKEVLTLRYSPSIDDNKNKFISNNFLPEEKLNYLEYIEKSISLKIENEVQDKHVSIALSGGVDSTLVMSLLRKTKPDIKIDAISLKFADSVDETRIAGNIANKFNADHNIISIENFLEFLPKAISIIKMPFWDTHWYHMVKTASKFSTSLVSGDGGDELFGGYTFRYQKYLSNFYSDMSPLDRVKLYLECHERDWVPDQIELFESKSNFSWDEIYSKIIPYFDNSLSPLDQVFLADINGKLLYNWIPLNTSFHNFFDLKPITPILSKELMQYAPHLKNSIKYNQNKNIGKLPLREILSKHISSDLITPNKQGFSVNTINLWNSYGKEICNYYLDNARIIKDKWINGIWVKKHLKRLDEIPDVRYVNKFLGLLAFEIWYRIFVTKEMNPETKLSI
- a CDS encoding glycosyltransferase family 4 protein, whose amino-acid sequence is MKILFIAPRYSGGIGGHAFRVYEKLQEYGFDIKLMHVPHIPIRKLKNPSFAAFSSLKAIVGTEKYDIVHAFNVPSAFAMKYTKAKKKVLSIHGVYSEQVDVLHSKTISTAAKVTETKVLEWADKLTTDSKIVKKMYKEKLNVDFEFFYAPLDIKKFEKLKNVEKKEKQIIFIGRNSHEKGIDILRGIESKIDAKIIYCTDMTWEKAMENLKASSILVVPSRMESIPQVIKEAFYLKIPIIATNVGGIPELITNNETGILIPPNDPKMLLSSINKLLLDDETSKKLADSGYEFVMKNLTWEILLPKYVKFYEDLQRS
- a CDS encoding class I SAM-dependent methyltransferase is translated as MKDKYDDEDLQRLYDKTYFSTRSRPPMWIRRAEFMHEKFHPKTVLDVGCAYGELVKALVDMGIEAYGVDGSEYAINNSDSSIRSKLFKVNLNSDKFPFNDKTFDVVGSFYSVEHIHDINFFAKELQRILKDDGIAWFLTPNEGLEQRNETDVFTNTFEEWKKIFEERGFKVAKFSPHEMMALRGKLGKFKFYLLPKSIQNIIKKVAYDYSNRKMKDASFILTKN
- a CDS encoding STT3 domain-containing protein, coding for MAFSISMSIRSQPLDYGYELNEFDPFFNFRATEYIIENGFSEYFQWHDNKSWYPEGRNVSATSQIMLHSTAAITYQLFGGNSSLYDYTIMFPAIIGSLTVIVIFALVRLLGGNLAGMIASLLFAVSLPIILRGTAGWFKSEPLGIFYGILGLYLFLSAIKSKNQKITILKIVFASIVMAFGMASWGGNQFFIIPVGLFILALPFVNKDHKFLLWGVPLFVGLFLLISSLFERPGPNFVFGLGGISLMIPTVFLIICIIIQKVSSEKNKIRNGLFFLFSIFILASFFLALSSQFDLSNEKLDENFIPLPSFRYLNALNPFLTNSDPLVDSVGEHAPVSTNLSFLLHSIWMIFAGLGIWLLFSKKISQNENYVKNDMKLFVLIIGISGAYVSSAFIRLEIFASITLIILSSIGLSLLTKEIFKISFSNKKNYLIKILYSIIIISFFTTPLVYPEQGNWINVVDEPPIIFTGASMYPPTNDWLETMEWIKVNTPENAKIAAWWDYGYWITALSERTTFVDNATLSTNEIQKMATVLMSPPEESWKMLKEMNADYVLVFVAAQDIGNNSENEPLYVVGGGGDESKVFWISKVGGFPAEKYLELDVKTPKPNFYENTLLGKLIPFSPVVYYQPSTEKNSPVYKNGFIEISVKNIKYNSDNDPLKLVYASPSFMNDNDGELLFVVLYEVNKNYNLSYNPLN
- a CDS encoding SDR family NAD(P)-dependent oxidoreductase → MKFVITGGAGFIGSHIAKHLVEKNHDVIIIDNLSRGRLENLSEIKEQIEFKKIDILDFNSLKDVVSNSDGIFHQAALTSVPESFLQKEKYHNVNVKGTENIFKLAKEFGKKVVYASSSSVYGNTTTIPIQENFEKNPINPYGITKLDDEKLAQKYHNLGVSIIGLRYFNVYGVGQTNDYAGVITKFINQINLNESPIIFGDGLQTRDFISVEDVAKANLSSMESNTDFSFLNIGTGISTSVKTLAEIMMDLSGKTLELSYDDLPLGDVKDSLADVSLAKQLINWNYDTLLKNGLKKFFF